A single window of Intrasporangium calvum DSM 43043 DNA harbors:
- the hutI gene encoding imidazolonepropionase, with protein sequence MSLLLTGIAELVTNDPVWGEQHTDPGDRLLGVIRDAALVVGGPGPDGTGLPLIEWVGPASEAPDADQRRHLGGRALIPGFVDSHTHLVFAGDRSAEFAARMTGRPYDGGGIAVSVAATRAATDDELRTLVAARVAEARAQGTTTVEIKSGYGLTVEDELRSLRIARELTPHTTFLGAHVVPPEYADRRGDYVDLVTGPMLDALLADGRDASPAAYIDVFCEPHSPHAFDGDEARAVLEAGRARGLGLRVHGNQLGPGPGVQLACELRAASVDHCTYLSDADVDALAAARGTTVATLLPGVEFSTRSPYPDARRLIDAGVAVALASDCNPGTCYSSSIPFAIALAVREMGMTPAEALHAATAVSGRSLGLDRRLAVGEPAELAVVDGPSHLHLSYRAGVPLVRALEPGVRRPGCGPSRR encoded by the coding sequence GTGAGCCTGCTGCTCACGGGGATCGCCGAGCTCGTCACCAACGACCCCGTCTGGGGGGAGCAGCACACTGATCCCGGCGACCGTCTCCTGGGAGTCATCCGCGACGCGGCCCTCGTCGTGGGCGGTCCGGGCCCTGACGGGACCGGGCTGCCGCTCATCGAATGGGTCGGCCCCGCGTCGGAGGCGCCCGACGCCGACCAGCGCCGGCACCTCGGCGGCCGCGCGCTGATCCCCGGCTTCGTCGACTCCCACACGCACCTCGTCTTCGCGGGCGACCGCTCCGCCGAGTTCGCCGCGCGGATGACGGGACGGCCCTACGACGGTGGCGGGATCGCGGTGTCCGTCGCCGCGACCCGCGCCGCGACCGACGACGAGCTGCGGACCCTCGTCGCCGCCCGCGTCGCCGAGGCGCGGGCGCAGGGCACGACGACGGTGGAGATCAAGAGCGGCTACGGCCTCACCGTCGAGGACGAGCTGCGCTCGCTGCGGATCGCCCGCGAGCTCACCCCCCACACGACCTTCCTCGGTGCGCACGTCGTGCCGCCCGAGTACGCCGACCGCCGGGGCGACTACGTCGACCTTGTCACGGGGCCCATGCTCGACGCCCTCCTCGCCGATGGGCGCGACGCGAGCCCAGCGGCATACATCGACGTGTTCTGCGAGCCGCACTCTCCGCACGCCTTCGACGGCGACGAGGCCCGCGCGGTCCTCGAGGCGGGCCGGGCCCGCGGACTCGGGCTCCGGGTCCACGGCAACCAGCTCGGCCCCGGCCCCGGCGTCCAGCTCGCCTGCGAGCTCCGCGCGGCCAGCGTCGACCACTGCACCTACCTCAGCGACGCCGACGTCGACGCGCTCGCCGCGGCCCGCGGCACCACCGTGGCGACGCTGCTGCCCGGCGTCGAGTTCTCGACCCGGTCGCCCTACCCGGACGCCCGCCGACTCATCGATGCCGGGGTCGCTGTCGCCCTCGCCTCGGACTGCAACCCCGGGACCTGCTACTCGTCGTCGATCCCCTTCGCCATCGCCCTGGCCGTGCGGGAGATGGGCATGACGCCGGCCGAGGCGCTCCACGCGGCGACGGCCGTGTCGGGCAGGTCGCTCGGGCTGGACCGTCGTCTCGCCGTGGGCGAGCCCGCCGAGCTCGCGGTCGTCGACGGCCCGAGCCACCTGCACCTCTCCTACCGCGCCGGCGTCCCGCTCGTGCGGGCGCTCGAGCCCGGGGTCAGACGGCCCGGATGTGGGCCTTCTCGCCGGTGA
- the ppdK gene encoding pyruvate, phosphate dikinase → MTATEISTSFATAHRPLVIEFHEGDRTMADLLGGKGAGLAEMTRLGLPVPPGFIVTTEACRAYLAAGGDPEGLWDQVDAALADLEERSGLVLGDPARPLLVSVRSGAKFSMPGMMETVLDIGLNDAVVAALAERGESHFAWDSYRRLAQMYGRTVLGVEGSRFDDLLTRARAHAGVGTDAELDDAHLQQLATDFRALIVAETGQELPQDAGTQLREAVRAVFRSWNGERARLYRAHEGIPDDLGTAVNVVQMVFGNRGDRSGSGVCFTRDPVTGAPGAFGDYLPDAQGEDVVSGVRSPMDLSELHRRDPEIHAELSRHLRSLETHYRDLCDVEFTVERGRLWILQTRLGKRSPAAAFRIAVELADEGVIDLDEALTRVNGHQLTTLLHPSFQAAAAAPLAGGLAASPGAAVGQLVFDAATAMEWAGLGRSVVLARPETSPDDFGGMLAAKAVITSRGGLTSHAAVVARGLGKTCVTGIEKMVVDPAARTATFHGSRVLTEGTVVSVDGSTGELFEGSREIQASVVATAIQETSAGGPVGRPEDPTARGVLRLLEQADKRRTMGVRANAETPEEARTARRYGAEGIGLCRTEHMLMGPRRQLVERVVTDDDAAGALAEIEALALDEFTTLLTVMEGLPVVVRLLDPPLHEFLPDLVDLSVSAAVAAAKGEPEDPAAEQRLAAVRRLHEANPMLGLRGVRLLLVHPEVAQVQVRALAEAVSRLLEEGRNVRPELMLPLVAEVAELEAARGRVETVIAEVGARHGRTLDIPIGVMIELPRAALTADALAAHADFFSFGTNDLTQTTWGISRDDAEASFLAAYREQGIISADPFQTLDEVGVGALVRLAVEKGRATRSGLELGVCGEHAGDPTSIGFFAKAGIDYLSCSPPRVPVARLEAGRQAVLRSAGALPTSDTR, encoded by the coding sequence ATGACCGCTACGGAGATCAGCACGTCATTCGCTACCGCCCACCGTCCCCTCGTCATCGAGTTCCACGAGGGCGACCGCACGATGGCCGACCTGCTCGGTGGCAAGGGCGCGGGGTTGGCCGAGATGACCCGCCTCGGGCTGCCCGTGCCGCCAGGTTTCATCGTGACGACGGAGGCCTGTCGCGCCTACCTCGCTGCCGGCGGTGACCCGGAGGGCCTGTGGGACCAGGTCGACGCGGCCCTCGCCGACCTCGAGGAGCGTTCCGGCCTGGTCCTCGGCGACCCGGCCCGGCCCCTGCTCGTCTCGGTCCGGTCCGGAGCGAAGTTCTCCATGCCGGGGATGATGGAGACGGTCCTCGACATCGGTCTGAACGACGCGGTCGTCGCGGCCCTGGCCGAGCGGGGTGAGTCGCACTTCGCGTGGGACAGCTACCGACGCCTCGCCCAGATGTACGGCCGGACCGTCCTCGGCGTCGAGGGCTCGCGGTTCGACGACCTGCTGACCCGGGCGCGGGCCCATGCGGGGGTCGGCACGGACGCCGAGCTGGACGATGCCCACCTGCAGCAGCTCGCCACCGACTTCCGGGCGCTCATCGTCGCGGAGACGGGCCAGGAGCTGCCGCAGGACGCCGGGACCCAGCTGCGCGAGGCGGTCCGCGCCGTCTTCCGCTCGTGGAACGGCGAGCGCGCCCGCCTCTACCGGGCCCACGAGGGCATTCCCGATGACCTCGGTACGGCCGTCAACGTCGTCCAGATGGTCTTCGGCAACCGGGGTGATCGCTCGGGCAGCGGCGTCTGCTTCACCCGCGACCCCGTGACCGGGGCCCCGGGCGCCTTCGGGGACTATCTGCCCGACGCTCAGGGCGAGGACGTCGTCAGCGGGGTGCGCAGCCCGATGGACCTCTCCGAGCTGCACCGACGCGACCCGGAGATCCACGCCGAGCTCTCCCGGCACCTCAGGTCGCTCGAGACCCACTACCGCGACCTGTGTGATGTCGAGTTCACCGTCGAGCGGGGGCGGCTGTGGATCCTCCAGACCCGACTGGGCAAGCGCAGCCCGGCCGCTGCCTTCCGGATCGCCGTCGAGCTGGCCGACGAAGGCGTCATCGACCTCGACGAGGCCCTGACCCGGGTCAACGGCCACCAGCTGACGACGCTGCTGCACCCGTCCTTCCAGGCGGCCGCGGCCGCACCACTCGCCGGCGGCCTCGCCGCCAGCCCCGGAGCGGCCGTGGGGCAGCTCGTCTTCGACGCGGCCACCGCGATGGAGTGGGCCGGTCTCGGCCGGAGCGTGGTGCTGGCCCGCCCCGAGACGAGCCCGGACGACTTCGGCGGGATGCTCGCCGCCAAGGCGGTCATCACCTCGCGCGGTGGTCTCACCTCGCACGCGGCGGTCGTGGCCCGGGGACTGGGGAAGACGTGCGTCACGGGCATCGAGAAGATGGTCGTCGACCCGGCCGCCCGAACCGCGACCTTCCACGGCAGCCGGGTGCTGACCGAGGGCACCGTCGTGTCGGTCGACGGCAGCACCGGCGAGCTCTTCGAGGGCAGCCGGGAGATCCAGGCGAGCGTCGTCGCGACGGCGATCCAGGAGACCTCGGCCGGAGGTCCCGTCGGCCGGCCCGAGGACCCCACCGCTCGCGGCGTGCTCCGTCTCCTCGAGCAGGCCGACAAGCGTCGCACCATGGGCGTCCGGGCCAACGCCGAGACCCCGGAGGAAGCCCGCACGGCCCGTCGCTACGGCGCCGAGGGGATCGGCCTGTGCCGCACTGAGCACATGCTCATGGGGCCACGCCGCCAGCTCGTCGAACGCGTCGTCACGGACGACGACGCAGCGGGCGCCCTCGCCGAGATCGAGGCGCTCGCGCTCGACGAGTTCACGACGCTCCTGACCGTGATGGAGGGGCTGCCGGTCGTCGTGCGGCTGCTCGACCCGCCGCTGCACGAGTTCCTCCCCGACCTCGTCGACCTCTCCGTCTCGGCTGCGGTCGCGGCGGCGAAGGGTGAGCCGGAGGACCCCGCGGCGGAGCAGCGCCTCGCCGCCGTCCGCCGTCTGCACGAGGCGAACCCGATGCTCGGGCTCCGTGGTGTCCGGCTGCTCCTCGTGCACCCGGAGGTGGCTCAGGTCCAGGTGCGGGCTCTCGCAGAGGCGGTGTCGCGGCTCCTCGAGGAGGGCCGCAACGTCCGCCCCGAGCTGATGCTCCCGCTCGTCGCGGAGGTGGCCGAGCTCGAGGCTGCGCGCGGACGCGTGGAGACCGTCATCGCCGAGGTCGGGGCCCGGCACGGCAGGACCCTGGACATCCCGATCGGAGTCATGATCGAGCTGCCCCGGGCCGCGCTCACGGCGGATGCCCTCGCCGCCCACGCCGACTTCTTCTCGTTCGGCACCAACGACCTCACGCAGACGACGTGGGGCATCTCGCGGGACGACGCCGAAGCGAGCTTCCTCGCGGCCTACCGCGAGCAGGGCATCATCTCGGCCGACCCGTTCCAGACGCTCGACGAGGTGGGCGTGGGAGCGCTCGTCCGGTTGGCCGTGGAGAAGGGCCGGGCGACCCGCAGCGGCCTCGAGCTCGGGGTCTGCGGCGAGCACGCGGGCGACCCGACGTCCATCGGGTTCTTCGCGAAGGCGGGCATCGACTACCTGTCCTGCTCGCCCCCGCGGGTGCCCGTGGCGCGGCTCGAGGCCGGCCGGCAGGCCGTCCTCAGGTCAGCCGGCGCGCTCCCCACCTCCGACACGAGGTGA
- a CDS encoding dsRBD fold-containing protein: MRARVGDRIILAAEHIDEPTRDGEILEIRGGEGAPPYLVRWSNGHTGLIYPGPGAVLRLGTTEVQVAPPPVTVAAPPPRPEAAARTAAAPTAADLRPGHVREWNVRVSIFESGDETSANVVLIADSPERLSARGTAHRSAHDPGVPEIGDEVAVARALRHLADQLMETAEIDVSDLTGEKAHIRAV; encoded by the coding sequence ATGCGCGCACGAGTCGGAGACCGCATCATTCTCGCGGCCGAGCACATCGACGAGCCCACCCGGGACGGAGAGATCCTCGAGATCCGCGGTGGCGAGGGTGCGCCGCCCTACCTCGTTCGCTGGTCGAACGGGCACACCGGCCTGATCTACCCAGGTCCCGGCGCGGTGCTCCGGCTCGGGACGACCGAGGTCCAGGTGGCGCCGCCCCCCGTGACCGTCGCCGCTCCGCCGCCCCGACCCGAGGCCGCGGCCCGGACCGCAGCGGCCCCGACGGCGGCGGACCTCCGACCCGGCCACGTCCGGGAGTGGAACGTGCGGGTCTCGATCTTCGAGTCCGGCGACGAGACGAGCGCCAACGTCGTGCTCATCGCCGACTCCCCGGAGCGGCTGAGCGCGCGGGGCACCGCGCACCGGTCCGCCCATGACCCGGGGGTGCCCGAGATCGGCGACGAGGTGGCCGTGGCTCGGGCGCTGCGGCACCTGGCCGACCAGCTGATGGAGACCGCCGAGATCGACGTGTCCGACCTCACCGGCGAGAAGGCCCACATCCGGGCCGTCTGA
- a CDS encoding formimidoylglutamate deiminase, producing MTSFWCESAWLTGGFAKRVRLVVTAGLLREVHVDTDPEERDVILEGVTLPGMANTHSHAFHRALRGRVNGGGGNFWNWREQMYQVAAQLNPDTYLALARAVFAEMVLAGFTLVGEFHYVHHRPGGKKFGDPNAMSLAVRQAADEAGIRLTLLDTCYLEGGLNGGGHVELHPGQLRFSDGSVDAWAERMLARRTETDRARLGAAIHSIRAVRKEDLPRVVEAAGGMPLHVHLSEQPGENMACQMFYGCTPTELLDDAGALGHHVTSIHATHLTDRDIELLGATGTGACFCPTTERDLADGIGPARALHDAGAPLSLGTDQHVIIDPYEELRGLEMHERLITNERDRFTPSELLQSASFNGYRALGWSDGGHLSKGALADFVTVRTDTVNTAGSAPEQIIYSCVASDVSTVVVGGDIVVRDGQHRLGDVGRLLGSSIERVVTAAVGS from the coding sequence ATGACGTCGTTCTGGTGCGAGAGCGCATGGTTGACCGGCGGTTTCGCGAAACGGGTGCGGCTGGTCGTCACCGCCGGCCTGCTCCGCGAGGTGCACGTCGACACCGACCCCGAGGAGCGGGACGTCATCCTCGAGGGGGTCACCCTCCCCGGGATGGCCAACACGCACAGCCACGCCTTCCACCGAGCCCTCCGGGGCCGGGTCAACGGCGGGGGCGGCAACTTCTGGAACTGGCGCGAGCAGATGTACCAGGTGGCCGCGCAGCTCAACCCGGACACCTATCTCGCGCTCGCGCGCGCGGTCTTCGCCGAGATGGTCCTGGCCGGCTTCACGCTTGTCGGCGAGTTCCACTACGTGCACCACCGGCCCGGCGGCAAGAAGTTCGGCGACCCCAACGCGATGAGCCTCGCGGTCCGGCAGGCCGCTGACGAGGCCGGCATCCGGCTCACCCTGCTCGACACCTGCTACCTCGAGGGTGGTCTCAACGGCGGGGGCCACGTCGAGCTGCACCCCGGGCAGCTGCGCTTCAGCGACGGCTCGGTCGACGCCTGGGCCGAGCGCATGCTGGCCCGCCGGACCGAGACCGACCGGGCCCGCCTCGGCGCCGCCATCCACTCCATCCGCGCGGTGCGCAAGGAGGACCTCCCGAGGGTCGTCGAGGCCGCGGGCGGGATGCCGTTGCACGTGCACCTCTCCGAGCAGCCCGGCGAGAACATGGCCTGCCAGATGTTCTACGGCTGCACCCCGACGGAGCTGCTCGACGACGCCGGCGCCCTCGGCCACCACGTGACGAGCATCCACGCGACGCACCTGACGGACCGGGACATCGAGCTGCTCGGTGCCACCGGGACCGGGGCCTGCTTCTGTCCGACGACGGAGCGCGACCTCGCCGACGGCATCGGGCCGGCCCGCGCGCTGCACGACGCCGGCGCCCCGCTCTCGCTCGGCACCGACCAGCACGTCATCATCGACCCCTACGAGGAGCTGCGCGGCCTCGAGATGCACGAGCGGCTCATCACCAACGAGCGGGACCGCTTCACGCCGAGCGAGCTGCTCCAGTCCGCCTCGTTCAACGGTTACCGGGCCCTCGGCTGGTCCGACGGCGGGCACCTGTCCAAGGGGGCTCTGGCTGACTTCGTGACGGTCCGGACCGACACGGTCAACACGGCGGGCTCCGCACCCGAGCAGATCATCTACTCCTGCGTCGCCTCGGACGTCTCCACCGTCGTCGTCGGCGGCGACATCGTCGTCCGCGACGGCCAGCACCGGCTCGGTGACGTCGGGCGCCTCCTCGGTTCGTCGATCGAGCGGGTCGTCACCGCGGCGGTCGGCTCGTGA
- a CDS encoding allantoate amidohydrolase: MASDFTRMWSELEPVGRDPQTGGYRRFAWTRTDRDLREWFAGECAARGLDLTEDRAGNQWAWWGDPDERPGIVFGSHLDSVPDGGAFDGPLGVVSALATVDALRAAGRTPDLPLGVVSFVDEEGARFGVACAGSRIITGQLTAERARGLTDADGVTMAEAWTAAGRDPSTMGPDPEALRRVAAFVELHVEQGKALALAPDGTEDLTDRRRAVAIGTDIWPHGRWRIDLPGEANHAGTTRLVDRRDAMLGFAAVVQDTRSYAAELGCVATVGKVVVEPGGVNAVPSHVTAWLDARGVDEAAVRATVAGILGTAERFDAIHREESWTPPTRFDAGLVSRLSGILPDAPHLGTGAGHDAGILATHGIPTAMLFVRNPTGISHSPVEHAELADCHDGVAALTAVVTDLCTRDAD, from the coding sequence ATGGCGAGCGACTTCACCCGCATGTGGTCCGAGCTCGAGCCGGTCGGACGCGACCCGCAGACCGGTGGTTATCGCCGGTTCGCGTGGACGCGCACCGACCGCGACCTGCGCGAGTGGTTCGCGGGGGAGTGCGCGGCGCGCGGACTGGACCTCACCGAGGACCGCGCCGGCAACCAGTGGGCCTGGTGGGGCGACCCGGACGAGCGCCCCGGCATCGTCTTCGGCTCGCACCTCGACTCGGTTCCCGACGGGGGCGCGTTCGACGGGCCGCTCGGGGTCGTCAGCGCCCTCGCGACCGTCGACGCCCTCCGCGCCGCCGGCCGCACCCCGGACCTCCCGCTCGGCGTCGTCAGCTTCGTCGACGAGGAGGGCGCCCGCTTCGGGGTCGCCTGCGCGGGCTCGCGGATCATCACCGGCCAGCTCACCGCCGAGCGTGCTCGCGGCCTGACCGACGCCGACGGCGTGACGATGGCGGAGGCCTGGACGGCGGCCGGTCGCGACCCGAGCACGATGGGCCCCGACCCCGAGGCGCTCCGTCGCGTCGCGGCCTTCGTCGAGCTCCACGTCGAGCAGGGCAAGGCGCTCGCCCTCGCTCCCGACGGGACCGAGGACCTCACCGACCGCCGCCGGGCCGTCGCCATCGGCACCGACATCTGGCCGCACGGACGGTGGCGGATCGACCTCCCGGGCGAGGCCAACCACGCCGGCACGACGCGACTCGTCGACCGCCGCGACGCCATGCTCGGGTTCGCCGCCGTCGTCCAGGACACGAGGTCGTATGCCGCTGAGCTCGGTTGCGTCGCCACCGTCGGCAAGGTCGTGGTCGAGCCGGGCGGCGTCAACGCCGTCCCGAGCCACGTGACGGCGTGGCTGGACGCGCGGGGCGTCGACGAGGCGGCCGTCCGCGCCACCGTGGCGGGCATCCTCGGCACTGCGGAGCGGTTCGACGCCATCCACCGCGAGGAGTCGTGGACCCCGCCGACCCGGTTCGATGCTGGCCTCGTGAGCCGGCTCAGCGGCATACTCCCTGATGCACCCCACCTCGGAACGGGGGCGGGGCACGATGCGGGCATCCTCGCCACCCATGGGATCCCCACGGCGATGCTGTTCGTCCGCAACCCGACCGGAATCTCGCACTCCCCCGTCGAGCACGCGGAGCTCGCCGACTGCCACGATGGGGTCGCGGCCCTCACCGCCGTCGTGACCGACCTGTGCACCCGAGATGCAGACTAA
- a CDS encoding GAF domain-containing sensor histidine kinase, which translates to MERDHGGGGTASGTGVTVREPHRAATVDDDHLAALVEAITPLSADLDLPEALSRIVSGACELVGARYGALGVLGPDSRHLAAFYTHGLTPDEVARIGLPPVGHGVLGLLLTDPRPLRIDDLTLHPRSVGFPAHHPPMRSLLGAPIRIRDRIFGNIYVADKEGGGTFTAQDESLLVSLAGAAGSALDNARLLAQSEVRERWSAATSQLVQSLLESESEEASVALMATQVRELSGGVVSAVAFVDAAGRLEIRAIARRAGAPVPPAGEPSGALLRGGEWDELLAARQPILHVPGGAEDPRARPAEEARRVLGLVPTTAVALVPLGAGPRGNGLLITGWDESDEATAQDALPAQAAYAVQAGVAILAAQAHADRGRVALLEERERIAREMHDHVIQQLFATGLSLQSAVPLAQHPVVRVRLSQAVDDLDRAIRQIRQAIFELHRQDPGENLLAVLRAIAESYAVSLGFVPEVTVSPGLGPLPDRLRADVIAVVREGLANVARHARAGVARVEVRDAASGDGGICVRVTDDGVGFDAADARSGLVNLRSRAAAHHGCLEIRRVSTGGTALEWNARRDSQTPGRK; encoded by the coding sequence ATGGAGCGTGACCACGGCGGAGGCGGCACGGCCTCCGGGACCGGTGTCACCGTGCGGGAGCCGCACCGGGCCGCGACCGTCGACGACGACCATCTGGCGGCGCTGGTCGAGGCGATCACGCCGTTGAGCGCCGACCTGGATCTCCCCGAAGCCCTCTCCCGGATCGTCTCCGGGGCATGTGAGCTCGTGGGGGCCCGCTACGGAGCGCTCGGGGTGCTCGGACCGGACTCACGCCATCTCGCCGCCTTCTACACGCATGGGCTGACGCCGGACGAGGTGGCCCGCATCGGCCTGCCTCCGGTCGGGCACGGGGTCCTCGGGCTGCTGCTGACCGACCCCAGGCCGCTCCGGATCGACGACCTCACGCTCCACCCGAGGTCAGTGGGCTTCCCGGCGCACCACCCGCCGATGCGCAGCCTGCTCGGTGCGCCGATCCGGATCCGCGACCGGATCTTCGGCAACATCTACGTGGCCGACAAGGAGGGTGGTGGGACCTTCACGGCCCAGGACGAGTCGCTGCTCGTGTCCCTCGCTGGGGCCGCCGGCTCGGCGCTGGACAACGCCCGGCTGCTGGCCCAGAGCGAGGTGCGGGAGCGGTGGTCCGCGGCGACGAGCCAGCTGGTCCAGTCCCTCCTCGAGTCCGAGTCGGAGGAGGCCTCGGTCGCGCTCATGGCGACGCAGGTCCGTGAGCTGAGCGGTGGCGTCGTGAGCGCGGTCGCGTTCGTCGACGCGGCGGGGCGGCTCGAGATCCGGGCCATCGCCCGCCGCGCCGGAGCGCCCGTGCCACCGGCCGGAGAGCCCTCCGGTGCCCTCCTCCGCGGGGGCGAGTGGGACGAGCTGCTCGCCGCCCGCCAGCCCATCCTCCACGTGCCGGGCGGCGCCGAGGACCCGCGGGCCCGTCCGGCGGAGGAGGCGCGACGCGTGCTCGGGCTCGTGCCGACGACGGCCGTGGCGCTCGTGCCGCTGGGCGCCGGCCCGCGCGGCAACGGCCTGCTCATCACGGGGTGGGACGAGAGCGACGAGGCGACCGCGCAGGACGCCCTGCCCGCCCAGGCCGCCTACGCCGTCCAGGCCGGGGTCGCCATCCTGGCCGCGCAGGCGCACGCGGACCGCGGTCGGGTCGCCCTGCTCGAGGAGCGGGAGCGCATCGCCCGCGAGATGCACGACCACGTCATCCAGCAGCTCTTCGCCACCGGGCTGTCCCTCCAGTCGGCCGTCCCGCTCGCGCAGCACCCCGTCGTCCGCGTCCGCCTCAGCCAGGCCGTCGACGACCTCGACCGGGCCATCCGCCAGATCCGTCAGGCGATCTTCGAGCTGCACCGGCAGGACCCCGGCGAGAACCTCCTCGCCGTGCTGCGGGCCATCGCCGAGTCGTATGCCGTGAGCCTGGGTTTCGTCCCCGAGGTGACCGTCTCGCCGGGGCTGGGTCCACTGCCCGACCGGCTGCGCGCCGACGTCATCGCCGTCGTCCGTGAAGGGCTGGCCAACGTCGCACGCCACGCCCGGGCCGGCGTCGCACGGGTCGAGGTCCGCGACGCTGCTTCCGGAGATGGCGGCATCTGCGTGCGCGTCACCGACGACGGGGTGGGCTTCGACGCCGCCGACGCGCGCAGCGGCCTGGTCAACCTGCGCTCTCGGGCGGCCGCGCACCACGGCTGCCTGGAGATCCGCCGCGTCTCGACCGGAGGCACGGCGCTGGAGTGGAACGCCCGGCGCGACAGCCAGACACCAGGCAGGAAGTGA
- a CDS encoding response regulator, whose translation MDPLTPTTAATKVFLLDDHEIVRRGLRDLVEAAPDMEVVGESGSAREAARRIPALLPDVAVLDVRLPDGSGIEVCREIRSVDPRIKALILTSYDDEQALVSSVLAGASGYLLKQLSGEGIVAAIRRVAAGEDLSDHPHAKALRDRWAAREEHDPRLKALSPVERRILDLIAEGLTNRQVGDRLHLAEKTVKNYVSSVLSKMGMETRTQAAVYAATHREPHDPPVP comes from the coding sequence ATGGATCCCCTCACCCCGACGACGGCGGCCACCAAGGTCTTCCTCCTCGACGACCACGAGATCGTGCGGCGGGGCCTGCGGGACCTCGTCGAGGCGGCGCCTGACATGGAGGTCGTCGGCGAGTCCGGCTCGGCCCGTGAGGCAGCGCGGCGCATCCCCGCGCTGCTGCCCGACGTGGCGGTGCTCGACGTCCGCCTCCCCGACGGGTCCGGGATCGAGGTCTGCCGCGAGATCCGGTCGGTCGACCCCCGGATCAAGGCCCTCATCCTGACGTCCTACGACGACGAGCAGGCCCTCGTGTCCTCGGTGCTCGCCGGCGCCTCCGGCTACCTGCTCAAACAGCTGAGCGGTGAGGGCATCGTCGCCGCGATCCGCCGGGTCGCGGCAGGGGAGGACCTGTCCGACCACCCCCACGCCAAGGCGCTCCGGGACCGGTGGGCCGCGCGCGAGGAGCACGACCCGCGCCTCAAGGCACTCTCGCCCGTCGAGCGCCGGATCCTCGACCTCATCGCCGAGGGCCTGACCAACCGCCAGGTCGGCGACCGTCTCCACCTCGCCGAGAAGACGGTGAAGAACTACGTCTCGTCCGTCCTCAGCAAGATGGGCATGGAGACACGCACCCAGGCCGCCGTCTATGCCGCGACCCACCGAGAGCCCCACGACCCACCCGTGCCGTGA
- a CDS encoding MFS transporter produces the protein MTSTPDPGSHGYRTRDPEYRRISVALFAAGIATFALLYSTQTLLPELMDAFGVTAAESTLSLSLTTIGLGTALLLAGPLSEVVGRTPLIHASLAASSIIGLVCALAPGWHALLLLRLLQGAALAGLPAVATAYLREELHRGVQARAAGLYIGGTALGGMIGRVLSGFVGEHAGWRWSLAAIGALGLACALAVRLLLPPSRAFTPAPARLGHLLGLMRGALTDRALVGLYAIGASAMGVFVAVFNGAGFRLSSAPFHLGLGAIGLVFLVYPVGTVSSTVAGRFADRYPRRSVLAVASVVFAAGLLLTIPDSLPVIIAGLAVMTGGFFAVHGIASGWVPARAYAAGLAPGPAASLYLFAYYLGSSVVGSLSGVAWSAGAWPGVMVLTVSLVAVVGALSQYLRRVPPLDGRRR, from the coding sequence ATGACGTCGACGCCCGACCCCGGGAGCCACGGCTACCGCACCCGGGACCCGGAGTACCGGCGCATCTCCGTCGCGCTCTTCGCCGCGGGCATCGCGACGTTCGCACTGCTGTACAGCACGCAGACCCTGCTCCCGGAGCTCATGGACGCGTTCGGCGTCACAGCGGCCGAGAGCACCCTGTCCCTCTCGCTCACGACGATCGGCCTCGGCACCGCCCTCCTCCTCGCCGGCCCGCTCTCCGAGGTGGTGGGTCGGACCCCTCTCATCCACGCCTCGCTCGCCGCCTCGAGCATCATCGGCCTGGTGTGCGCGCTCGCCCCCGGCTGGCACGCGCTGCTCCTGCTGCGCCTGCTCCAGGGCGCCGCGCTCGCGGGGCTCCCCGCGGTCGCGACGGCCTACCTGCGGGAGGAGCTGCACCGAGGCGTGCAGGCTCGAGCCGCCGGCTTGTACATCGGCGGCACCGCCCTCGGCGGGATGATCGGGCGCGTCCTCTCTGGGTTCGTCGGGGAGCACGCAGGCTGGCGCTGGTCCCTCGCGGCGATCGGCGCACTCGGCCTCGCGTGCGCGCTGGCCGTGCGACTCCTGCTCCCACCCTCCCGTGCCTTCACCCCGGCGCCGGCGCGGCTGGGCCACCTGCTCGGGCTCATGCGCGGCGCCCTGACGGACCGGGCCCTCGTGGGGCTCTACGCGATCGGGGCCAGCGCGATGGGTGTCTTCGTCGCGGTGTTCAACGGGGCCGGGTTCCGACTCAGCTCGGCTCCGTTCCACCTCGGCCTCGGCGCGATCGGCCTGGTGTTCCTCGTGTACCCGGTCGGCACGGTGAGCTCGACCGTCGCCGGACGCTTCGCCGACCGGTATCCCCGTCGTTCCGTCCTCGCCGTCGCGTCCGTCGTCTTCGCTGCGGGGCTGCTGCTGACGATCCCCGACAGCCTGCCGGTCATCATCGCCGGGCTGGCCGTGATGACCGGTGGGTTCTTCGCAGTGCACGGCATCGCCAGCGGGTGGGTGCCCGCTCGGGCGTATGCCGCAGGGCTGGCTCCCGGACCCGCGGCGTCGCTCTACCTGTTCGCCTACTACCTCGGCTCGTCGGTCGTCGGCAGTCTCTCGGGGGTGGCCTGGTCCGC